The nucleotide sequence AGCTAAAATAAAGGGTTAAGCACTAGGAATGACGTTATTTAAAAGGTTGCCTGTTTTATACCTGTTACCGTTGCTGTTGCTTTATATAGTGGTGGCTCTTTTGACCATAGATACAGAATTAGGCGGCGATCAAGCTCGATACTTGATGTATGCGCAAAATATTATTGATGGTGGCTATGCCATTGATGGGCCTTTATTTTTATGGAACGGACCAGGTTATCCCATTATTTTGGCACCATTCGTTTGGCTAGGCATGCCACTAGCGGCGTTGAAGTTTATCAATGTTTTCTTTCTGTTTTCAGGCATTGTGCTTTTCTACCGCACATGCTTGCGTTTTTTATCGGTAAGACATGCTTTATGGGGTGCCTATCTTTTAGGTTTGTACTATCCACAGGTGAGTTTTTCTCTTAGGTACCTTCTTTCAGAAGGTTTTGCTTTTTTTCTGGCTAGCACTATACTGTTTCTATTCTGTGAAATTCTGAATAGGTTTTCTATAAAGAAATTGATTCTAGCATCTCTGGCTCTTGGGTTTCTTATTCTCACCAAGGTCATTTTTGCATATGTCGTTCTTGGGTTTATATGCGTTTTGCTGGTGCTTATCGCATTCCGTACGTTTAAAGCCAAGTGTTATCGTTTGATCTTGATCTGTCTACTAGCTAACGCCGTAACGCTGCCATACTTGACGTACACTTATAGCTTGACCGGTGAATTTCCTTATTATGCCAATTCTGGTGGGCAATGTCTGTACTGGTTGAGTACGCCGTATGAAGGTGAGCAAGGTGAATGGGTACTGGTACGAGGCCGGGAATTTGAAAAAAAGCCGCAGTTTGAGAACCACAACGAGTTTTTCAATTCTATTGAAACACTAGAACCTGTTGAGAAGGATAAATATTTAAAGGAGAAAGCTTTTGAGAATATCTTGAGCTACCCAAAAAAGTTCTTGAAAAACTACATCTCAAATGTGAGTAGGTTATTTCTGGATATTCCTAATAGCTATACGTATCAAGAGTTTTCTTTTATTCTTCTGGCCGTGCCCAATAGTTTTTTGTTTGTGTTCATCTGCTTGAGTACTGTAATGATGATTCCACTAAGGAAGAGGCTGCCATTGGTTGTCACGGCATCTGCAGCATTTGCAATTATTTATCTTTTAGGGAGCTCATTGCTCTGTGCATATTCCCGGATGCTTTTTCCCGCTTTACCGTTCTTGTTTTTTTGGATTTTTTACATGATCTATCTATGGAAAAATCCAGAAGCAGGAATTACAATGGATTAACTTGATCGAAAAAGAAATTGCCGGCTTTCAACACTAGCTTGTACTTGAAGTTTGTTTTATGAAATAGGCAATGTTACCAGGAATACTTAGTATTCAAAAGTTCCAAATTCACTTTTAATCGTCAGTTTTTTGGAATCGGCAGCTTCTACACGTCCGATAATTTGAGCTGGTACGTTAAAGGACTCTGAGATTGAAATGATATCTCGTGCGATCGACTCATTCACGTATAGCTCCATACGATGTCCCATGTTGAATACCTGATACATTTCCTTCCAATCAGTTCCAGACTCTTCCTGAATCATCTTAAACAAAGGTGGTAAATCAAAAAGCTGATCCTTAACAATGTGTAAATTCTTTATGAAATGTAGAATTTTAGTCTGAGCGCCACCACTACAATGTACCATGCCATGTAGATGCTCTCTAGAAACACTGCTCAATATTTTCTTGATGATAGGCGCATAGGTGCGAGTAGGCGAGAGCACTAATTTACCTGCATCAATAGGACTGTTCTCAATGGAATCGGTTAAATGTTTTGATCCAGAATAAACCAAATCTTCTGGAACGGCTGCGTCAAAACTTTCAGGATATTTAGAGGCCATAGACTTATGGAACACATCGTGTCTTGCACTGGTAAGTCCATTACTTCCCATACCGCCATTATAGGCGGATTCGTAGGTGGCTTGTCCATAGCTAGCCAAACCAACAATAACATCTCCAGCCTGGATGTTTGCATTGTCCACGACATCGCTGCGCTTCATTCGAGCAGTAACCGTGGAGTCTACAATGATCGTACGAACCAAATCGCCTACATCTGCCGTTTCACCACCGGTAGAGATGATTTCTACCCCATGTTTTTTTAGGTCTGCAATGAGTTCTTCCGTACCATTGATGATGGCACTGATGACCTCGCCAGGAATAAGGTTTTTATTGCGTCCTATGGTACTGGACAATAAGATATTGTCTGTGGCACCTACACAAAGCAGGTCATCAATATTCATGATGAGTGCATCTTGTGCAATTCCTTTCCATACAGAGATGTCGCCTGTTTCTTTCCAATAAGTGTAAGCAAGGCTAGACTTGGTACCTGCGCCATCTGCATGCATTATGAGACAATGGTCGTTTGAGCCGGTCAAATAATCTGGAACAATCTTGCAAAAAGCCTGTGGGAACAAGCCTTTATCTACATTTTTAATCGCATTATGTACATCTTCTTTACCTGCACTAACGCCGCGTTGCGCGTATCTTTTGGAAATCTCATTGCTCATAAGGCAAAAATACTATTTAAGATCCTAGATTTTCTTGTGAAGGTGAAGGAATCTATTGAAGCAAGGAAATGACTTGAAGCAACTTCTTTTAAACTAAAGGAGTTAGTCTTTACGTCTAGAAGATCCTTGACTTGCTAGAATGCTATCGACCGCGTGTTTAGGACTTTAATTATGACTGTTTAGATATCTAGCGTTAATTAATGCACAAAGTAATTAAGCCTTTGAGCCACTAATTAATCAAAAAAAATCCCCAGTTGATACTGGGGATTTTGAATAAAGATAGATCTAATTATCTAGTGAATAATAGTTCTCGATATTTGGTCAATGGCCATAGTTCATCGTCGACTAAAATTTCTAGCTTATCACAGTGGTAACGAATTTCTTCAAAGAATGGCTTCACTTCATCACAATAAAGATCTGCGGTCTCTACCGCATCTTTTGCATTGTTCGCTTTTTTGCGCGCTTCAGTCATATCTGTAATGCCTTTATTGATTTTGGCGATGTGATCTGAAATCTCTTCAATGATCTCCATTTGCTCGTGAGCAATCTTTTTGAAGTCCTTACCGTAGATTTCTTTCAAACCACGTACGTTTTCAATCAACGTGTTTTGATATCTAATGGCTGTAGGAATCACATGATTGCGTGCTATATCACCTAAAAGACGTCCTTCAATTTGTATGCGCATGGCATATTCTTCAATCTCGATCTCATAACGTGCTTCTGACTCGATCTTACTCATGATATTGAGTTCTTCAAATAGCGCTATGGATTTCTTGGAGATTTTAGCCTTTAAGGCAGTAGGAGTCGTTTTATTATTACTCAAGCCTCTTTTTGCAGCTTCTTTTGCCCAAGCTTCACCGTAACCATCACCTTCAAATCTGATTTTCTTGGACTTCTTGATGTATTCTCTCAGTACATTAAAGATAGCTTCGTCTTTCTTAAGCTTCTTGTCTTTGATCAACGCATCTACCTCTTTTTTGAATTCGATCAATTGTTTAGCAACGATGGCATTAAGAACCGTCATTGGGTTGGCACAGTTGGCAATGGAACCTACTGCACGCAACTCAAATTTGTTACCGGTAAAGGCAAACGGTGAGGTACGGTTACGGTCGGTATTGTCTAGAATCACTTCTGGAATTTTACCTACCACATTTAGTTTAAGATCCGTTTTTTCTTCTGGCGTTAGTTTACCATCAGTGACTTTTTCTAATTGGTCTAAAACGTCTGTTAGTTGAGAACCAATAAATACAGAGATAATCGCTGGTGGTGCTTCATTTGCTCCCAAACGGTGATCGTTAGACGCACTTGCAATCGATGCACGCACTAATTCTTCATGATCGTGAACGGCTTTGATGGTATTGATGAAGAACGTCAAGAATTGAAGGTTCTTCATAGGAGTACTACCAGGACCCAATAGGTTTACTCCAGTATTGGTAGAGAGTGACCAGTTATTGTGCTTACCACTACCATTGATTCCTGCAAAAGGCTTCTCGTGGAATAGTACTTTAAAATGGTGTCTCGCTGCGGTCTTGCGCATCACATCCATCAATAAACTGTTATGGTCTACTGCTAGGTTAGCTTCTTCAAAAATAGGAGCTAATTCAAACTGGTTAGGTGCCACCTCATTGTGTCTGGTTTTTACAGGTATACCTAATAGCATACATTCTGTTTCCATGTCACGCATGAAATTCAATACTCGTGAAGGAATAGAACCAAAATAGTGATCATCTAACTGTTGACCTTTTGCAGATGCATGACCTAACAAGGTACGACCTG is from Nonlabens sp. YIK11 and encodes:
- a CDS encoding glutamine synthetase III, producing the protein MSTLRFQAIKETLNRQPIPVTEPERRSSIFGKHVFNKSAMRHHLTKQAYKSVMSAMETGTKIDREIADHISTGMKDWAIQNGATHYTHWFQPLTGSTAEKHDAFFELEMSGEVMEKFDGGQLVQQEPDASSFPNGGIRNTFEARGYTAWDPTSPAFIMGTTLCIPTVFVAYTGEALDFKTPLLRSLQSIDQAATAVCKYFDKNVSKVVATLGWEQEYFLIDSALASSRPDLDLSGRTLLGHASAKGQQLDDHYFGSIPSRVLNFMRDMETECMLLGIPVKTRHNEVAPNQFELAPIFEEANLAVDHNSLLMDVMRKTAARHHFKVLFHEKPFAGINGSGKHNNWSLSTNTGVNLLGPGSTPMKNLQFLTFFINTIKAVHDHEELVRASIASASNDHRLGANEAPPAIISVFIGSQLTDVLDQLEKVTDGKLTPEEKTDLKLNVVGKIPEVILDNTDRNRTSPFAFTGNKFELRAVGSIANCANPMTVLNAIVAKQLIEFKKEVDALIKDKKLKKDEAIFNVLREYIKKSKKIRFEGDGYGEAWAKEAAKRGLSNNKTTPTALKAKISKKSIALFEELNIMSKIESEARYEIEIEEYAMRIQIEGRLLGDIARNHVIPTAIRYQNTLIENVRGLKEIYGKDFKKIAHEQMEIIEEISDHIAKINKGITDMTEARKKANNAKDAVETADLYCDEVKPFFEEIRYHCDKLEILVDDELWPLTKYRELLFTR
- a CDS encoding ArnT family glycosyltransferase, with translation MTLFKRLPVLYLLPLLLLYIVVALLTIDTELGGDQARYLMYAQNIIDGGYAIDGPLFLWNGPGYPIILAPFVWLGMPLAALKFINVFFLFSGIVLFYRTCLRFLSVRHALWGAYLLGLYYPQVSFSLRYLLSEGFAFFLASTILFLFCEILNRFSIKKLILASLALGFLILTKVIFAYVVLGFICVLLVLIAFRTFKAKCYRLILICLLANAVTLPYLTYTYSLTGEFPYYANSGGQCLYWLSTPYEGEQGEWVLVRGREFEKKPQFENHNEFFNSIETLEPVEKDKYLKEKAFENILSYPKKFLKNYISNVSRLFLDIPNSYTYQEFSFILLAVPNSFLFVFICLSTVMMIPLRKRLPLVVTASAAFAIIYLLGSSLLCAYSRMLFPALPFLFFWIFYMIYLWKNPEAGITMD
- a CDS encoding AIR synthase related protein, translating into MSNEISKRYAQRGVSAGKEDVHNAIKNVDKGLFPQAFCKIVPDYLTGSNDHCLIMHADGAGTKSSLAYTYWKETGDISVWKGIAQDALIMNIDDLLCVGATDNILLSSTIGRNKNLIPGEVISAIINGTEELIADLKKHGVEIISTGGETADVGDLVRTIIVDSTVTARMKRSDVVDNANIQAGDVIVGLASYGQATYESAYNGGMGSNGLTSARHDVFHKSMASKYPESFDAAVPEDLVYSGSKHLTDSIENSPIDAGKLVLSPTRTYAPIIKKILSSVSREHLHGMVHCSGGAQTKILHFIKNLHIVKDQLFDLPPLFKMIQEESGTDWKEMYQVFNMGHRMELYVNESIARDIISISESFNVPAQIIGRVEAADSKKLTIKSEFGTFEY